In the genome of Desulfobaculum xiamenense, one region contains:
- the caiE gene encoding carnitine operon protein CaiE: MPCYEFEGLVPVVHPTAYVHPTAVLIGDVIVGADVYIGPCASLRGDYGRLIVKQGSNVQDGCIMHGYCDVDTIVEENVSVGHGAILHGCVIRRNCLVGMNSVVMDGAEIGEESIVAAMSFVKAGFKGASRQLLVGSPAKELRQVTDRDMHWHGLNIQEYQALAGRSARSIKEVQPLAEMEPNRPHLAGVTDVQPKM, from the coding sequence ATGCCTTGTTATGAATTTGAAGGATTGGTTCCGGTTGTCCATCCCACGGCCTACGTCCACCCGACCGCCGTACTGATCGGCGATGTCATCGTTGGCGCGGATGTCTACATCGGCCCCTGTGCGTCCTTGCGCGGCGACTACGGCCGCCTGATCGTGAAGCAGGGATCCAATGTGCAGGACGGCTGCATCATGCACGGCTATTGCGACGTGGACACCATTGTCGAGGAGAACGTGTCCGTTGGACATGGTGCGATTCTGCACGGCTGCGTCATCAGGCGGAATTGCCTTGTCGGCATGAATTCCGTGGTGATGGATGGCGCGGAGATCGGAGAGGAAAGCATCGTTGCTGCCATGAGCTTTGTCAAAGCGGGCTTCAAGGGCGCGTCCCGTCAGTTGCTGGTGGGTTCCCCGGCGAAGGAGCTTCGACAGGTGACGGACAGGGATATGCACTGGCACGGGCTGAACATTCAGGAATATCAGGCTCTGGCTGGCCGTTCTGCGCGGTCAATCAAGGAAGTGCAGCCCCTCGCCGAAATGGAACCCAACCGCCCCCACCTGGCCGGAGTCACCGACGTCCAGCCGAAGATGTAG